TCCATTGACCAAAACAGATCGGGAAAAGGCAACTAAATCAGAAATCATATTTTTAGAAACCCGTACATTATATTCTCCTAATTGATTTTTAATTTCATCGGTTAGAGTTGTATTCGGTTTAACCATATTAAATACAATAACTGCTTTGTGCTCGTTTCCTGATTGTTCAATCATATCAATAGTACTTTTAATTGCCAAAAGATCTAAAACACCTGCTTTTGTTGGAATGATGATAACGTCTGAAAGATTACATAGTTCAGGAAGTTTATTAGACAAATACGGGGGAGTATCAATAAATACAAAATCAAAATCAGAATTATGAATTTCTTTTAATTTGTCTGCGGAAAAAATAGGAACTTCGGATAAGTCCCTGATTTGATATAAAGAACCTTGAGCATCAAAATCGATAATACAAACTTTTGCATTTTCTTTTAGGTTTACAGCAAGGTTAAATGATAATGTTGATTTTCCAACACCTCCTTTCTGGTGGGTAGTTAATATAATTTTTGCCATTTATATAAATATATAATTACACAAATATATAAATAAATATATAATAATAGGAGGATGAAATTATTTTTTTATGGGTAAAAATCCTTTTTTCTGATATACTCCAACCAAGTAGCCGACCGAATTTTCGATTTTAAGTTTTCTCTGTCTGATCTTTTCGTTCAGCTCTGTAATTAAGATGTCAAAATCCTTTTCTTTTTCTTTTCCGGCAATCAGCTCCGCCTGTTCCTGACTAAGCCCGTATGTTGTTAATTTTGACACAAATTTTTGGATATTTAAAGGTTTTTCAAAATCAATTTCGAGTTGTTTGAATTTTTGAGAATTAATATTTAGAGTGATCCAATAGAACTCTCTTCCTTTTTTCTTTAATTCATAATCAAGCTCAATATCTGTATTTTCTGAAATTTGTTTTCGGGCAATATCCAAAACTTTAATTTTGAAATCGCTTATTCTTTCAAATTGTTCATTTCCTTTTTTATCAATCAATCCGAGCATTTTTTTTAGTTCCGGAATCTCAAATCTTTTTGTTCCTATACTCCGCCACTGACAAGCAATAGCATACAGTCTTTTAGCATATTTTGAAGAACAATTTAAAACAGATTTTAACTGCATTGCAGTAAAATTATTTTTTAGATCAAAAAAGTAAGGTTTTGCTGTTTCGTTTATTTTAATAACAAAAGAGCCAGAACCTTTAATATAATCAACATATTCAAATAGCCAAAGCTGACGATACTTTTCGGGTGTTTCAATTTCAAACATTCTACTCCCAATATCTTCGGTAGCATCTCTTAGTTGTTTATAATTCCATTTACGCCCTGTAATAACTTCAATATCATGAGTGTGAATGGTGTACTCTAATTTATCTTTTTCAAGGCAGGAAAGCACCATAAAAAGAATATCAAGCATACAAGCAGAGTAATCATATCTTCCGGAAGTAATTACATTATGTTGAAAAACAAGTTTATCATCTTTGTTTACGTCAATCAATTCCATGTCAGTAATTTTGGTAAGACAAAGATAATAATAAAAACGACATTTAAAAACATCCGTCAATTAGTAATAGCGCAGTTAACTTATAAAAGGTCGTTTTTAGCTTATAAAAGGTCGTTATAAAACTTATAAAAAGTCGTTTTTAGCTTATAAAAAGTCGTTTTAAACTTATAAAAGGTCGTTTTTAATTTTGTAAAATAAAGATAATCAGGTTTTTACAATGCCTTAAACTAATAAAATAAGAAAGTAATAAATATTTTAAAAAATACGTTTGTTCAATCGGAATTTTATTTGATCTATTAGAGCGAAAATTTTCCGGATATTCTGCCATGAACAAGGTGGAAGAAAAACAAAAAGAACGAGAAAACGAGATTCGGGGAAATCGGGTTGCGGGCAGGTGTTATGTATCGCATGGTATATTTGATAGATAAAAACTATTATTAGCGTGGTGATTTGGTGAGCTATCCGGAGGTGTGATCTCAATTTTCCTTCAGCTTTTCATTTTTAGTCCTTTATTTTTTGCAGAATGTTTGGAGTGTTTTTGACTATTCCGGATTTTCGATTTTGTTTGTGGGCGAACTGAAGTATTATCATTTTGGACTTTTTAATAATGGGTAGAGCTGGGTGTTATTTACGCAGGTGGAAGTTATCAGAATAAAAAAGGAGGATGTAGTCTGCGGGATAAAAAGGAAATTGCTAAATTAGTGCTAGAAATTATGTATATAGTAAGGGCAAGTATTACCTTTTGACGTCAAAAACCTACAACGAAGTGTAGATTTTCGCCACAAAAGGACAACTTGCTTTTCTCCTATCGTCGAAAAGGGAAAGTGCGACCGTTAAGGACTGATGTACGCTTTTACTGAAAGGTAGTTAAAATGAGACTTTTTAATAGTCGGAAAAAACAAAGGAGAAAAAATAAAAGCTCTCCATTTTGGAGAGCTAAGTTGATTAAAAATTTTCTCAATCAGAAGAATATTTTTGAGCAGTAAAAATAAAAAAAATAGTCCAATTATGGAAGATCAAAATACAGAGGATTGGGATTCAATTTTTAAAAAAGAATTTGAGAACGTTGATAGACAAAACCAATATCGAGAAAGGGGAAAGCTCGGAGGTCGCCCGAAACTAAGCACTCCAAAATCGGAGCGTTTGGGACTTCGTTTCACTCCTTCAGAAATAAAAATTCTAAAAGAAAGAGCGGATAAAAAAAAACTGAAGCTCACGGATTACAGCCGGATTATTCTTTTAGAAAAAGAACTTCCGGACTATGAAAAAAACATCATGCTTACCGAGTATGCAACGAATTTCCGGAGAATCGGCAATTATATGAAGAAAGAAATTTTCACTCCAGAGGAAAGATCCGGACTGCTCAGGGAGATCGAGGAAGCGATCAAAGGCATAAAAACGCAGGTGAAATGGTAATATCTGCATCGACAAGAAATGTAAGTTCCCGATCTATCCAGTACCAACAGAGCGATAAGGAGCAGAGCGTGGAAGTGTGCCGGAACGGAGTTTCCGGAGAGAAGCCGAAAGAGCTGTTTGAAGAATTCAAACAGGTTGCCGATCTGAATAAAAGAACGGAGAATAAATATGTTACGGCTGTGATATCGCCCCCGAAAGAATACAGCCAAAATTTAAGCCTTAACGACTGGGCAAAACTGGCAGAGGATTATTTAAAGCGTGAGGGCATAGGAAAGGATAATCAATATTTAGTCCACC
The window above is part of the Chryseobacterium sp. 7 genome. Proteins encoded here:
- a CDS encoding ParA family protein, producing MAKIILTTHQKGGVGKSTLSFNLAVNLKENAKVCIIDFDAQGSLYQIRDLSEVPIFSADKLKEIHNSDFDFVFIDTPPYLSNKLPELCNLSDVIIIPTKAGVLDLLAIKSTIDMIEQSGNEHKAVIVFNMVKPNTTLTDEIKNQLGEYNVRVSKNMISDLVAFSRSVLVNG
- a CDS encoding replication initiation protein, whose amino-acid sequence is MELIDVNKDDKLVFQHNVITSGRYDYSACMLDILFMVLSCLEKDKLEYTIHTHDIEVITGRKWNYKQLRDATEDIGSRMFEIETPEKYRQLWLFEYVDYIKGSGSFVIKINETAKPYFFDLKNNFTAMQLKSVLNCSSKYAKRLYAIACQWRSIGTKRFEIPELKKMLGLIDKKGNEQFERISDFKIKVLDIARKQISENTDIELDYELKKKGREFYWITLNINSQKFKQLEIDFEKPLNIQKFVSKLTTYGLSQEQAELIAGKEKEKDFDILITELNEKIRQRKLKIENSVGYLVGVYQKKGFLPIKK
- a CDS encoding plasmid mobilization protein; this encodes MEDQNTEDWDSIFKKEFENVDRQNQYRERGKLGGRPKLSTPKSERLGLRFTPSEIKILKERADKKKLKLTDYSRIILLEKELPDYEKNIMLTEYATNFRRIGNYMKKEIFTPEERSGLLREIEEAIKGIKTQVKW